One genomic window of Candidatus Nitrospira inopinata includes the following:
- a CDS encoding DUF6580 family putative transport protein, whose protein sequence is MDQRRTIVLVGIIIVAAAFRLLPHPPNVTPIEALALFGGAVFADKRAAFLVPLTALLISDLAVGLISGNLSLGLHRLLPVVYGSFALMVCLGFWLRRRRRVLPIAGATVTGSTVFFVLTNVGVWALADLYPKSWDGLIACYIAAIAFFHHTVLGDARYVSLLFGGLALVERGWPLVREPELSSAR, encoded by the coding sequence ATGGACCAAAGGCGGACAATCGTTCTCGTCGGCATCATCATCGTCGCAGCGGCATTCCGACTGCTTCCCCATCCGCCAAATGTGACGCCGATTGAAGCGTTGGCCTTGTTCGGAGGCGCCGTCTTTGCCGACAAGCGAGCGGCGTTTCTGGTGCCATTGACGGCCTTGTTGATTAGTGACCTTGCCGTTGGTCTGATCAGCGGAAATCTGTCGTTGGGGCTCCACAGGCTGCTCCCCGTCGTGTACGGGAGCTTCGCCCTGATGGTGTGTCTCGGGTTTTGGCTGCGTCGGCGGCGTCGAGTCTTGCCGATTGCCGGGGCGACGGTGACGGGATCGACGGTATTCTTTGTGCTGACCAACGTCGGCGTCTGGGCACTGGCCGATCTTTATCCCAAGAGCTGGGATGGGCTGATCGCCTGTTACATCGCCGCTATTGCATTCTTCCACCATACGGTGCTCGGCGATGCGCGCTATGTCTCTCTGCTGTTCGGCGGGTTGGCGCTTGTCGAGAGAGGCTGGCCGCTTGTGCGCGAGCCGGAGCTCAGTTCGGCTCGATAG
- a CDS encoding cobalamin-binding protein → MRIVSLLPSATEMICALRLEAHLVGVTHECDFPPFVITVPKVTHTLIPTDSSSADIDRLVREQLRTTQALYRLDFPTLEQLRPDLIVTQALCDVCAVAEDEVRSAACALPGTPQVVSLEPQALSEVFDAIRHLAEITGVRQRGEEVVHGLKARVEAVAIKSAGLQYRPRVALLEWLDPPFSSGHWGPELVRLAGGVEGLGREGQRSRTLHWDEVMEWQPEVIVIACCGFSVERTLADLPRLWAVPGWSTLPAVRSDRVYVVDGSQYFSRPGPRLVDSLEILAHALHPDVHPLPHGLPPPLRVERSMRASHGSKAQVG, encoded by the coding sequence ATGAGGATTGTCTCGCTGCTCCCCAGTGCGACGGAGATGATTTGCGCGCTTAGATTGGAAGCACATTTGGTCGGGGTCACCCACGAGTGCGATTTCCCACCGTTCGTGATCACTGTACCCAAGGTCACGCACACCTTGATTCCAACAGATTCATCCAGCGCCGACATCGATCGACTGGTCCGCGAGCAGTTGCGGACGACACAAGCTCTGTACCGCCTTGACTTTCCAACGTTGGAACAATTGCGTCCCGACCTGATCGTCACGCAAGCCTTGTGCGATGTCTGCGCGGTGGCCGAGGACGAGGTTCGTTCTGCCGCCTGTGCTCTTCCCGGAACGCCTCAGGTTGTCAGTTTGGAGCCGCAAGCCCTTTCGGAGGTCTTCGACGCCATCCGCCATCTTGCCGAGATCACGGGAGTTCGGCAGCGGGGTGAGGAAGTGGTCCATGGGTTGAAGGCCAGGGTAGAGGCAGTCGCCATCAAAAGCGCGGGGCTTCAATACCGACCGCGCGTCGCATTGCTGGAATGGCTCGATCCGCCGTTCTCCAGTGGACATTGGGGCCCGGAGTTGGTCCGATTGGCGGGCGGCGTGGAAGGGTTAGGCCGCGAGGGGCAACGGTCAAGAACCTTACATTGGGATGAAGTGATGGAGTGGCAGCCGGAGGTGATCGTCATCGCCTGTTGCGGCTTCTCCGTGGAACGGACCTTGGCGGACCTTCCTCGGCTGTGGGCCGTGCCGGGCTGGTCGACGTTGCCGGCTGTTCGATCAGACCGCGTGTATGTGGTGGACGGATCGCAGTATTTTAGCCGTCCAGGTCCTCGGCTGGTCGATAGTCTGGAGATCTTGGCCCATGCGCTTCATCCGGACGTCCATCCATTGCCGCATGGATTGCCGCCGCCTCTTCGTGTGGAGCGGTCGATGAGGGCAAGCCACGGTTCCAAGGCCCAAGTCGGATGA
- a CDS encoding Dph6-related ATP pyrophosphatase has protein sequence MTRRVLLSWSSGKDSAWTLHVLRAEPDVEVIGLLTTVNTAHGRVSMHATRLEILQAQARSVGLPLQTIPLPQPCSNEVYEEAMRRAIEDGIKIGATHIAFGDLLLEDIRAYRIKQLEGTGLAPLFPLWQEPTALLARRMVDAGLKAVVTCVDLKRLPPSFAGRSFDHSFLDDLPSGVDPCGENGEFHTCVLDGPMFSGPVQAMVGEVVERDGFCFADLVPEEDRGSEHTPA, from the coding sequence ATGACCCGCAGAGTCCTCCTTTCCTGGAGCTCAGGAAAAGACAGTGCCTGGACCTTGCACGTGCTGCGAGCAGAGCCGGATGTCGAGGTGATCGGTCTCTTGACGACCGTCAACACCGCCCATGGCCGGGTTTCTATGCATGCGACCAGGCTTGAAATTCTTCAAGCGCAGGCCCGCTCGGTCGGACTCCCGCTTCAGACGATTCCCCTTCCGCAACCCTGCTCCAATGAGGTCTATGAAGAAGCCATGCGCCGTGCGATCGAAGACGGGATCAAGATCGGCGCGACGCACATCGCCTTCGGCGATCTATTGCTGGAAGACATCCGTGCGTATCGGATCAAACAGCTCGAAGGGACCGGGTTGGCTCCGCTCTTTCCACTGTGGCAGGAGCCGACGGCACTGCTGGCGCGTCGCATGGTTGATGCTGGACTCAAGGCGGTGGTGACCTGTGTGGATCTCAAGCGACTGCCTCCTTCATTTGCTGGCCGATCGTTTGACCATTCCTTTCTCGACGACCTGCCGTCCGGCGTCGATCCATGCGGCGAGAACGGTGAGTTTCATACTTGCGTGCTCGATGGCCCGATGTTTTCCGGACCAGTGCAGGCGATGGTCGGTGAAGTCGTGGAGCGGGACGGATTCTGCTTCGCTGATCTCGTGCCGGAAGAGGATCGGGGGAGTGAACACACACCGGCTTGA
- a CDS encoding response regulator produces the protein MIREPSKKERAVSIRLLLAERYRLIRRSLRALLERERDIRVVAEAADGREALNLAMAHKPDLALIDLDTPSRDGVTATKLIHGCVPDTRVLVLSADDDDARIVEAVQAGAFGYILKDADSDDLLRCIRAAHRGEHLLSPFTPDHFARRALAAVEQTHPHETASLSGLTEREREILACAAMGRTNKEIADQLCVSLDTVKTHLHHIYRKLSVNGRVEAVLAFLQTK, from the coding sequence ATGATCCGAGAGCCCTCCAAAAAAGAGCGGGCGGTGTCGATTCGGCTGCTGCTGGCCGAACGATACCGCCTGATAAGACGAAGTCTGCGCGCGCTCCTGGAAAGGGAACGAGATATCCGTGTCGTCGCCGAGGCGGCTGACGGACGCGAGGCGCTGAATCTGGCCATGGCCCACAAACCCGACCTCGCGCTGATCGACCTGGACACGCCGAGCCGCGACGGGGTCACGGCCACCAAATTGATTCACGGGTGCGTGCCCGACACCAGGGTGTTGGTGCTGTCGGCCGATGACGACGACGCGCGCATCGTCGAAGCCGTGCAAGCCGGCGCGTTCGGCTATATCCTCAAGGACGCGGACTCTGATGACCTCTTGCGCTGCATTCGCGCCGCCCACCGGGGGGAACATCTGCTCTCGCCGTTTACCCCGGATCATTTCGCACGGCGCGCGTTGGCGGCGGTCGAGCAGACCCATCCCCATGAAACGGCCTCGTTGTCCGGCCTGACCGAACGGGAACGTGAAATCTTGGCCTGCGCAGCCATGGGCCGCACCAACAAGGAAATCGCCGACCAATTGTGCGTGTCGCTTGATACGGTCAAAACGCACCTGCATCACATCTATCGGAAACTTTCCGTCAACGGGCGAGTGGAAGCGGTGCTGGCCTTTCTGCAGACCAAATAG